One segment of Brassica napus cultivar Da-Ae chromosome C3, Da-Ae, whole genome shotgun sequence DNA contains the following:
- the LOC106429598 gene encoding MADS-box protein SOC1-like isoform X2, whose protein sequence is MVRGKTQMKRIENATSRQVTFSKRRNGLLKKAFELSVLCDAEVSLIIFSPKGKLYEFASSNMQDTVDRYLRHTKDRVSSKPVSEENMQHFKHEAANMMKKIEQLEASKRKLLGEGIGTCSIDELQQIEQQLEKSVKCVRARKNQVFKEQSEQLKQKEKALAAENEKLAEKWGSLEIEFWSNKNQESGRGGEDSSPSFEVETQLFIGLPCYSRK, encoded by the exons ATGGTGAGGGGAAAAACTCAGATGAAGCGAATAGAGAATGCAACAAGCAGACAAGTCACTTTCTCTAAACGAAGGAATGGTTTGTTGAAGAAAGCCTTTGAGCTCTCAGTGCTTTGTGATGCTGAAGTTTCTCTGATTATCTTCTCTCCTAAGGGAAAACTTTATGAGTTCGCCAGCTCCAA TATGCAAGATACCGTAGATCGTTATCTAAGGCACACCAAGGATCGAGTCAGCAGCAAACCGGTTTCTGAAGAAAATATGCAG CATTTCAAACATGAAGCAGCAAACATGATGAAGAAAATTGAACAACTTGAAGCGTCCAAACG TAAACTCTTGGGAGAAGGCATAGGAACATGCTCGATTGATGAGCTGCAGCAAATTGAGCAACAACTCGAGAAAAGTGTCAAATGTGTTCGAGCAAGAAAG AATCAAGTGTTTAAGGAACAAAGTGAGCAGCTCAAGCAGAAG GAGAAAGCTCTAGCTGCAGAAAACGAGAAGCTCGCTGAAAAG TGGGGATCTCTTGAAATCGAATTTTGGTCGAATAAGAACCAAGAAAGTGGACGAGGTGGCGAGGACAGTAGCCCAAGTTTTGAAGTAGAGACACAATTGTTCATTGGGTTACCTTGTTATTCAAGAAAGTGA
- the LOC106429598 gene encoding MADS-box protein SOC1-like isoform X1: MWKLNKEKEMVRGKTQMKRIENATSRQVTFSKRRNGLLKKAFELSVLCDAEVSLIIFSPKGKLYEFASSNMQDTVDRYLRHTKDRVSSKPVSEENMQHFKHEAANMMKKIEQLEASKRKLLGEGIGTCSIDELQQIEQQLEKSVKCVRARKNQVFKEQSEQLKQKEKALAAENEKLAEKWGSLEIEFWSNKNQESGRGGEDSSPSFEVETQLFIGLPCYSRK, encoded by the exons ATGT GGAAATTAAACAAGGAGAAAGAGATGGTGAGGGGAAAAACTCAGATGAAGCGAATAGAGAATGCAACAAGCAGACAAGTCACTTTCTCTAAACGAAGGAATGGTTTGTTGAAGAAAGCCTTTGAGCTCTCAGTGCTTTGTGATGCTGAAGTTTCTCTGATTATCTTCTCTCCTAAGGGAAAACTTTATGAGTTCGCCAGCTCCAA TATGCAAGATACCGTAGATCGTTATCTAAGGCACACCAAGGATCGAGTCAGCAGCAAACCGGTTTCTGAAGAAAATATGCAG CATTTCAAACATGAAGCAGCAAACATGATGAAGAAAATTGAACAACTTGAAGCGTCCAAACG TAAACTCTTGGGAGAAGGCATAGGAACATGCTCGATTGATGAGCTGCAGCAAATTGAGCAACAACTCGAGAAAAGTGTCAAATGTGTTCGAGCAAGAAAG AATCAAGTGTTTAAGGAACAAAGTGAGCAGCTCAAGCAGAAG GAGAAAGCTCTAGCTGCAGAAAACGAGAAGCTCGCTGAAAAG TGGGGATCTCTTGAAATCGAATTTTGGTCGAATAAGAACCAAGAAAGTGGACGAGGTGGCGAGGACAGTAGCCCAAGTTTTGAAGTAGAGACACAATTGTTCATTGGGTTACCTTGTTATTCAAGAAAGTGA
- the LOC106429598 gene encoding MADS-box protein SOC1-like (The RefSeq protein has 10 substitutions compared to this genomic sequence), with product MVRGKTQMKSIENATSRQVTFSKRRNGLLKKAFELSVLCDAEVSLIIFSPKGKLYEFASSNMQDTVDRYLRHTKDRVSSKPVSEENMQHFKHEAANMMKKIEQLEASKRKLLGEGIGTCSIDELLQIEQQLEKSVKCVRARKNQVFKEQSEQLKQKEKALAAENEKLAEKWGSHEIEVRSNKNQESGRGDEESSPSSEVETELFIGLPCSSRK from the exons ATGGTGAGGGGAAAAACTCAGATGAAGCGAATAGAGAATGCAACAAGCAGACAAGTCACTTTCTCTAAACGAAGGAATGGTTTGTTGAAGAAAGCCTTTGAGCTCTCAGTGCTTTGTGATGCTGAAGTTTCTCTGATTATCTTCTCTCCTAAGGGAAAACTTTATGAGTTCGCCAGCTCCAA TATGCAAGATACCGTAGATCGTTATCTAAGGCACACCAAGGATCGAGTCAGCAGCAAACCGGTTTCTGAAGAAAATATGCAG CATTTCAAACATGAAGCAGCAAACATGATGAAGAAAATTGAACAACTTGAAGCGTCCAAACG TAAACTCTTGGGAGAAGGCATAGGAACATGCTCGATTGATGAGCTGCAGCAAATTGAGCAACAACTCGAGAAAAGTGTCAAATGTGTTCGAGCAAGAAAG AATCAAGTGTTTAAGGAACAAAGTGAGCAGCTCAAGCAGAAG GAGAAAGCTCTAGCTGCAGAAAACGAGAAGCTCGCTGAAAAG TGGGGATCTCTTGAAATCGAATTTTGGTCGAATAAGAACCAAGAAAGTGGACGAGGTGGCGAGGACAGTAGCCCAAGTTTTGAAGTAGAGACACAATTGTTCATTGGGTTACCTTGTTATTCAAGAAAGTGA